The following are encoded together in the Proteiniphilum saccharofermentans genome:
- a CDS encoding RagB/SusD family nutrient uptake outer membrane protein gives MERIYRSIFYLPLVLIIAACSNYLDILPDDQITDQTFWQTEEDVELTMNGIYNTLRNNFVYGYGGGYDACTPNAYQWAHWEGQQMQVGAGQIYSGSGGIVSSRWTYCYQGIYRANYFLENIDKVTSLTDEQNSVYKGKAYFLRAVFYDLLAKTYGGVPLVLNTLTPDEARNLTRAGEEAVWDQIHQDYDEAIKVLPKDASTGHITLGAALGMKMKAYLYNSQWEEVLEYCNKIETLGKYSLFPSYYGLFQFENEGNSETIFSLSFMAGPYSQGSVFDRYWQPQNLKYGIDGSNSVAPIQDLVDAYETIDGTAIDPENPYENRDPRLDFTILRPGAYFQGQLYPDEIKNHTGQLVGFGIRKYTIETMEVKGNESPLDFMILRYGDVILCKAEALIELNRDIDTAIDLINLIRRGREDVKITAIPKGLSQSEARETLRKERRIELALEGQYWDDIKRWKIGPEIYPVEVRGALGELIQIKFPNGYDIEKDNYLPIPDSEISLNPNLNQNYGY, from the coding sequence CCTGGATATCTTACCTGACGATCAAATAACAGATCAAACATTCTGGCAAACAGAAGAAGACGTTGAACTTACCATGAACGGGATATACAACACATTGAGAAATAATTTTGTATACGGATACGGCGGAGGATATGATGCGTGCACACCAAACGCTTACCAATGGGCGCATTGGGAAGGGCAACAAATGCAAGTCGGGGCCGGACAAATATATTCCGGATCAGGGGGTATTGTCAGCTCAAGATGGACATACTGTTATCAAGGTATTTACAGGGCGAATTACTTCCTGGAGAATATTGATAAAGTAACCTCACTCACTGATGAACAGAACAGTGTGTATAAAGGTAAAGCATATTTCCTGAGGGCTGTCTTTTATGATTTGCTGGCAAAAACCTATGGCGGGGTTCCACTTGTGTTGAACACATTAACACCGGACGAGGCGAGAAATCTGACCCGTGCCGGTGAAGAAGCAGTATGGGATCAAATTCATCAAGACTATGATGAGGCGATCAAAGTGCTTCCCAAGGATGCCTCTACCGGACATATCACTTTGGGTGCAGCATTAGGCATGAAGATGAAAGCATACCTTTATAATTCTCAATGGGAAGAGGTCCTTGAATATTGTAATAAAATTGAAACGCTCGGGAAATATTCACTATTTCCTTCTTATTACGGATTATTTCAATTTGAAAATGAGGGAAATAGCGAAACAATTTTCAGCTTAAGCTTTATGGCCGGCCCCTACAGCCAGGGAAGTGTTTTCGACAGATATTGGCAACCTCAAAACCTGAAATATGGCATTGACGGATCGAATTCCGTTGCCCCTATACAAGATTTGGTGGATGCGTATGAAACCATTGACGGCACAGCGATTGATCCGGAAAACCCCTATGAAAACAGGGATCCGCGTTTGGATTTTACCATTTTAAGACCCGGCGCATATTTTCAGGGACAACTTTATCCGGATGAAATCAAAAATCATACAGGCCAATTAGTCGGCTTTGGAATCCGTAAATATACTATTGAAACAATGGAAGTAAAAGGAAACGAGTCGCCATTGGATTTTATGATCCTTCGCTACGGTGATGTTATTCTTTGCAAGGCTGAAGCACTTATAGAACTCAACCGTGATATTGACACAGCCATTGATTTGATTAACCTGATCAGGAGAGGCAGGGAAGACGTAAAAATCACCGCTATCCCAAAAGGTTTGTCCCAGAGTGAAGCCAGAGAGACCCTGCGTAAGGAACGACGTATTGAGCTTGCACTTGAAGGTCAGTATTGGGATGACATAAAACGGTGGAAGATCGGGCCGGAAATTTATCCGGTTGAAGTCAGGGGTGCGCTGGGGGAATTAATACAAATCAAATTCCCGAATGGATACGATATAGAAAAAGATAATTATTTACCGATTCCTGATAGTGAGATTTCACTCAATCCAAATCTCAATCAAAACTACGGTTATTAA
- the folE gene encoding GTP cyclohydrolase I FolE yields MSSEEIEKNRAVITGHMHDILSLLGEDVAREGLVKTPERVAKAMQNLTKGYWQDPEAILRSALFKENYRQMVIVKDIDLFSLCEHHMLPFFGKAHVAYIPDGYITGLSKIARVVDVFARRLQVQERLTTQIKECIQKTLNPMGVMVVIEAQHMCMQMRGVEKQNSITTTSDFTGVFREQRTREEFIALIK; encoded by the coding sequence ATGTCTTCCGAAGAAATAGAAAAGAACAGAGCGGTGATTACCGGTCATATGCATGATATTCTCTCACTTCTGGGTGAGGATGTGGCCCGTGAAGGTTTGGTAAAGACGCCCGAACGGGTAGCAAAGGCCATGCAGAATCTGACAAAAGGATACTGGCAGGATCCGGAAGCGATTCTGCGCTCCGCCTTGTTCAAGGAAAACTACCGGCAGATGGTAATCGTAAAGGACATCGACCTTTTTTCCCTGTGTGAGCACCATATGCTGCCATTCTTTGGAAAAGCACATGTAGCATATATCCCCGATGGTTATATTACCGGGTTGAGTAAAATTGCCCGGGTTGTTGATGTATTTGCACGACGGTTACAGGTACAGGAGCGCCTCACTACCCAGATCAAGGAGTGTATCCAGAAGACATTGAATCCGATGGGAGTGATGGTGGTGATCGAAGCCCAGCACATGTGTATGCAGATGAGGGGGGTGGAAAAACAGAACTCTATTACCACCACTTCCGATTTTACCGGCGTATTCCGTGAGCAAAGGACCCGTGAAGAGTTTATCGCGCTGATAAAATAA
- a CDS encoding SPOR domain-containing protein: MNYLYPYTILFLSLLLSVGSAYGQSSSQKKEILRELNSPVPGKGRVFVYEDESIGHVLGRPMAPPRTVYTNADGSTQFYRIRGFKIQAFSGNNQRTSKNEAHQKQQLINNLYPEHETVVLFESPFWRLRVGNFQTRNEAEEVLKDMVKSFPSFGKEMYIVVDEVKIPVNQPYSE, encoded by the coding sequence ATGAACTATCTTTATCCCTATACGATCCTCTTTTTGTCGTTACTATTATCTGTCGGCAGTGCCTATGGCCAGTCGTCATCACAGAAGAAAGAGATACTGCGTGAGCTGAATTCCCCTGTGCCTGGCAAGGGGCGTGTTTTCGTTTATGAAGATGAGAGCATTGGGCATGTTTTGGGACGTCCCATGGCTCCTCCCAGGACGGTGTATACCAATGCCGACGGGTCAACGCAATTTTACCGGATACGAGGCTTCAAGATCCAGGCCTTTTCCGGAAATAACCAGCGTACTTCCAAGAATGAGGCACATCAGAAACAGCAACTTATCAATAACTTATACCCTGAGCATGAAACGGTCGTACTTTTTGAGTCGCCTTTCTGGCGATTGAGAGTAGGGAATTTTCAGACCAGAAATGAGGCGGAAGAGGTATTGAAGGATATGGTGAAGTCATTTCCCTCCTTTGGAAAAGAGATGTATATAGTAGTCGATGAGGTGAAGATCCCCGTTAACCAGCCTTACAGTGAATGA
- the tpiA gene encoding triose-phosphate isomerase: protein MRKNIVAGNWKMNKNLQEGVELAKELNEALKNKTVNCDVVIGTPFIHLASVVNSVDTTRIGVAAQNCADKESGAYTGEVSAAMVASTGAKYVILGHSERRAYYHETPELLKEKVKLALANGLTPIFCIGEVLEEREANKHFEVVKSQVEESLFELSPEDFSKIVLAYEPVWAIGTGKTATADQAQEIHAFIRKTLAEKYGQEIADNTSILYGGSANAGNAKELFSNPDVDGGLIGGASLGVDKFMPIIEAF, encoded by the coding sequence ATGAGAAAAAACATTGTAGCAGGTAACTGGAAAATGAATAAAAACCTGCAAGAGGGAGTAGAACTGGCAAAAGAGTTGAACGAAGCATTAAAGAATAAGACTGTGAACTGCGATGTGGTGATCGGTACGCCTTTCATCCATCTGGCTAGTGTAGTAAACAGCGTAGACACAACCAGGATTGGTGTGGCAGCACAAAACTGCGCAGATAAGGAATCAGGCGCATATACCGGAGAAGTATCGGCTGCGATGGTGGCTTCTACCGGTGCCAAGTACGTGATCCTGGGGCACAGTGAACGCCGGGCTTATTACCACGAAACTCCTGAACTCCTGAAAGAAAAAGTGAAATTGGCTCTTGCTAACGGACTTACTCCTATCTTCTGTATCGGTGAGGTGCTGGAAGAGAGAGAAGCAAATAAACACTTCGAGGTTGTAAAATCACAGGTTGAAGAATCATTATTCGAACTTTCGCCTGAAGATTTCTCCAAGATCGTACTGGCTTATGAACCCGTATGGGCGATTGGCACCGGAAAGACGGCTACAGCCGATCAGGCACAGGAGATACATGCTTTTATCCGCAAAACATTGGCTGAAAAGTATGGTCAGGAGATTGCTGACAATACCTCTATCCTCTATGGTGGAAGTGCCAACGCTGGAAATGCAAAAGAACTGTTCTCCAATCCCGATGTGGATGGCGGTCTTATTGGAGGCGCTTCACTGGGAGTCGATAAATTTATGCCTATTATCGAGGCATTTTGA
- a CDS encoding BT_3928 family protein — MSSKTKIVKFLVELSRIIVGATFLFSGFVKAVDPLGFTYKIEDYLIELGLTHLFPLALPAAVFMVTAEFALGVFLLLGIYRKWVVRLIFVFMVFFTPLTLWIAIANPVEDCGCFGDAFVISNWQTFYKNIILLAGVILLLLKWEQITPFFSKKIAPVAALLTLLFGVLFSLHNVYRLPVFDFRPYKVGANIPQQMFVDPEKADVLETVFIYSKDGVEEEFTEENYPWNDSTWTFVEMKTKLVKEGEKPAIEDFAVESLYYDEAGGDWNIGGDITDIILSEPSYTFLMVAYSLEKMNLKHLERFKEVHRYAEENGYSFYLLTSSSADMVGEWEEHHRTGFQFCHADERVLKTMIRANPGLMLLKEGTVLDKWDGSRVPGKRWLEEEDWGDWV; from the coding sequence ATGAGTTCAAAAACAAAAATAGTAAAATTCCTGGTTGAGTTGTCTCGTATTATTGTCGGGGCAACTTTCCTCTTTTCCGGATTTGTGAAAGCGGTCGATCCACTGGGTTTTACATATAAGATAGAGGATTACCTGATTGAATTAGGTCTTACGCACCTTTTTCCGCTGGCTTTGCCCGCTGCCGTTTTTATGGTGACGGCTGAGTTTGCTTTGGGTGTTTTTCTATTACTGGGAATCTACAGGAAATGGGTCGTCCGATTAATCTTCGTGTTCATGGTCTTTTTTACTCCACTCACTCTGTGGATTGCCATTGCTAATCCGGTGGAAGATTGTGGATGTTTTGGAGATGCGTTCGTTATCAGTAACTGGCAGACTTTTTATAAGAACATAATACTTCTGGCAGGAGTGATCCTGCTGCTTTTGAAATGGGAGCAAATCACCCCGTTCTTTTCAAAGAAAATAGCTCCTGTTGCAGCTCTTCTGACACTGCTTTTTGGTGTGCTGTTCTCTCTTCATAATGTATACCGCTTGCCGGTGTTTGATTTCCGGCCATATAAGGTGGGTGCCAATATTCCACAACAGATGTTTGTCGATCCGGAGAAGGCAGATGTGCTGGAGACGGTTTTTATTTATAGTAAAGATGGTGTGGAAGAGGAGTTTACTGAAGAAAATTATCCCTGGAACGATTCTACCTGGACCTTTGTGGAAATGAAGACTAAACTGGTAAAGGAAGGAGAAAAGCCTGCCATCGAAGATTTTGCCGTTGAGTCTTTGTATTATGACGAGGCCGGTGGAGATTGGAATATAGGGGGGGACATCACCGACATTATCCTTTCCGAACCTTCTTATACATTCCTGATGGTTGCTTATTCATTGGAAAAGATGAATCTGAAGCATCTTGAACGATTTAAGGAAGTACACCGTTATGCAGAGGAAAACGGATATTCCTTCTATCTCCTCACTTCATCATCGGCCGATATGGTAGGAGAATGGGAAGAGCATCATCGTACCGGCTTCCAATTCTGTCATGCGGATGAACGGGTATTGAAAACCATGATCCGGGCAAATCCCGGATTGATGTTATTGAAAGAAGGAACGGTACTCGATAAATGGGACGGCAGTAGAGTACCGGGCAAGAGGTGGTTGGAAGAGGAAGACTGGGGAGATTGGGTGTGA
- a CDS encoding DUF1599 domain-containing protein, which produces MDPTHHQFDEVLAICREVFEKKLQDYGAAWRILRPASVTDQIFIKAKRIRTLETTKDNRVDEGVFPEYIGIVNYGIIGLVQLELGCVDTVDITADKALELYDRFVAETKALMDAKNHDYGEAWRSMRMSSFTDLILMKIQRTKEIEANNGQTIISEGIDANYKDMINYAVFGLIKLHFGEES; this is translated from the coding sequence ATGGACCCAACCCACCATCAATTTGACGAAGTACTCGCCATTTGCCGGGAAGTATTCGAGAAGAAACTACAGGATTATGGGGCAGCGTGGAGGATACTTCGCCCTGCTTCAGTGACCGATCAGATCTTTATCAAGGCGAAACGTATTCGTACCCTTGAGACGACAAAAGATAACCGGGTGGACGAAGGTGTTTTTCCCGAATACATTGGTATCGTAAATTATGGAATTATCGGATTGGTCCAATTGGAACTAGGGTGTGTGGATACGGTAGATATTACGGCAGACAAGGCATTGGAACTATATGACCGCTTTGTAGCGGAAACGAAAGCATTGATGGATGCTAAAAATCATGATTATGGTGAGGCTTGGAGAAGTATGCGCATGAGTTCCTTTACAGATCTTATTCTGATGAAAATACAACGGACGAAAGAGATTGAAGCCAATAATGGACAGACTATTATTTCCGAAGGAATTGATGCCAATTACAAGGATATGATCAATTATGCTGTTTTCGGGTTAATCAAGCTGCACTTCGGAGAGGAATCTTGA
- a CDS encoding M23 family metallopeptidase: MERNHFLAKAGVLLSASLMFVTLNSFSQLSPESNGNTRPDLTYKQLHSSTLSEQQGLFADGLKLKLDLSVLDEVEEDRFEFDPDAIPADDIYGGMWGNRYVNTYGDLKNAPDTFIVDLENFTMPVDGYMTSNFGRRGSRRYHYGVDLKAQTGDTIYAAFDGKIRVKQYERRGYGYYLVIRHLNGLETVYGHLSKFLVDENDFVKSGQPIGLAGNTGRSFGSHLHFETRFLGKPINPNFIIDFQKKVPHKEEYLVTNSSYRKTSNSSRVIVNSNTGNTNNSSTSNYREPANNTNTNKYVSGEVNYHRIQKGDTLGAIAKRYGISVSKICSLNNITPKTTLRIGKSIRIS; this comes from the coding sequence ATGGAGAGAAATCATTTTTTAGCAAAAGCAGGCGTATTACTGTCTGCGAGCTTGATGTTCGTTACATTGAACTCATTTTCACAATTGTCTCCGGAATCAAACGGAAATACCAGGCCAGACCTCACATACAAACAATTACATAGTTCCACCTTGAGTGAACAGCAGGGGCTTTTTGCCGATGGGCTAAAGCTCAAGCTGGATTTGTCTGTCTTGGATGAAGTGGAAGAGGACCGGTTCGAGTTTGATCCCGATGCCATTCCTGCCGACGATATTTATGGTGGGATGTGGGGAAACAGGTATGTCAATACGTATGGTGACCTGAAAAATGCGCCGGATACGTTTATCGTGGATCTGGAGAATTTTACCATGCCGGTGGATGGGTATATGACATCCAATTTCGGGCGGAGAGGCAGCCGCCGTTACCATTACGGTGTTGACCTGAAAGCGCAAACCGGGGATACTATCTATGCCGCGTTCGATGGTAAAATAAGGGTAAAGCAATATGAGCGGAGAGGATATGGGTATTATCTTGTGATACGCCATTTGAACGGGCTGGAAACCGTTTACGGACATCTTTCCAAATTCCTCGTGGATGAAAATGATTTTGTCAAATCGGGACAACCAATCGGACTGGCAGGTAATACGGGACGTTCATTCGGATCGCACCTGCATTTTGAGACCCGCTTCCTGGGTAAACCGATTAATCCCAATTTTATTATCGACTTCCAGAAAAAAGTACCCCATAAGGAGGAGTATTTGGTGACTAATTCAAGTTACAGGAAGACATCCAACAGCAGTAGGGTGATTGTGAACAGCAACACGGGTAACACGAACAACAGTAGCACTTCAAATTACAGGGAGCCGGCTAATAATACAAATACAAACAAATATGTCTCTGGTGAAGTGAATTATCACAGGATACAGAAAGGGGATACCCTGGGAGCTATTGCCAAACGTTACGGGATTTCTGTGAGTAAAATTTGTTCGCTGAATAATATCACCCCAAAAACTACGTTGCGTATAGGGAAATCTATTCGCATCTCATAA
- the ndk gene encoding nucleoside-diphosphate kinase — translation MEITLVILKPSAVQRGIMGEVISRFEKKGIQIVGMKMVELTDEILSEHYSHLAEKSFFGRIKDAMRVSPVVVMALKGLDVINVVRKLAGVTNGRDAQPGTIRGDYSMSVQENIIHASDSPQSAEAELKRFFSENEIFNYSHHLLPYLYANDEI, via the coding sequence ATGGAAATTACATTAGTAATTCTGAAACCATCTGCTGTACAGCGCGGAATCATGGGGGAAGTTATCTCCCGTTTCGAAAAGAAGGGAATCCAGATTGTCGGCATGAAGATGGTAGAGTTGACTGATGAGATTTTGAGTGAACACTATTCCCATTTGGCTGAAAAGTCTTTTTTTGGTCGCATCAAGGACGCTATGCGTGTGAGTCCGGTAGTTGTGATGGCACTCAAAGGGTTGGACGTGATAAACGTAGTTAGGAAATTGGCGGGCGTTACAAATGGAAGGGATGCGCAGCCCGGTACTATAAGGGGTGATTACAGTATGAGTGTACAGGAAAATATCATACATGCTTCCGACTCTCCGCAATCGGCAGAAGCCGAATTGAAACGCTTCTTTTCAGAAAATGAGATCTTTAATTACTCTCACCATCTCCTCCCGTATCTGTATGCGAATGATGAGATATAA
- a CDS encoding protein O-mannosyl-transferase family yields MRYKLINNITGWIVFAVAAVVYLLTIEPTASFWDCGEFITQAYKLEVGHPPGAPIFMLVGNLFTQLAQDPSQVAKMVNVMSALMSAFTILFLFWTITHLTRKLIMVKEGNEHSTGQTIAVIGSGIVGALVYTFSDTFWFSAVEGEVYAFSSMLTALVFWLILKWEDNADKPHSDKWIVLIAYVMGLSIGVHLLNLLCIPAIVLVYYFKKNEAPDWKGGIKALLLSFGLIVILMWGIIPGFTKVGGWFELFFVNSLGFSYHTGVLVYLVLLIGIIVWSLYETLSPKGTEKRARISFFLSMGMTGILFIGSSAWLWMLLIAAGAYFAFRYKKLEVKFINLAVTCLMVILIGFSAYALIPIRSNANPPLDLNKPEDIFSLGSFLNREQYGQTPLIHGTTYASQLERNADGSLVKKGEKITYQQVVKTSPEQKDRYEKVVLPNYGYTNTMLFTRMHSQPNNPSFRNHSLGYEQWGGVTDLNQKPTFWQNLKFFFSYQVNHMYWRYFMWNFSGRQNDIQGHGEITAGNWITGIPFFDEHVLGLGPQDNIAPDIVDNKGHNKYYMLPLLLGIIGILYQLQLKERGKQSFTVVFMLFFMTGLAIILYLNQTPYEPRERDYAYAGSFYAFTIWVGMGVAGISYFLRKYIKSTAAATALATVATLCVPIQMASQNWDDHDRSGRTLARDTGMNYLSCVGENAILFTNGDNDTYPLWYVQETEGFRTDVRVTNLSFLQTEWYVDQLLRQAYESEPLPIRWTQPQYAGKAGSAAYIITKKEIEDVLRHNNVPPVSFGSYYDVTAFKDTLSLSQIMENLRTGQNTRPANPFNTGDMPIIPGNVLALDVDTARVDWKSLAAKPSHKMYIDMTDKSAVYFNEQMILEMLDNINAGGWERPIHFATTITPSLYMNLQNRSFSLNGLTYQVVPGTPLYNGVNIEAAYDNMVNKFRWGGLEKNPDIYLDETSRRMLSTYRLYFTQLVDALISAGEKEKALTALDKVTTMIPSSAVAYGTDGLLFARAYYRLGEKEKAEALINDISDRVNRNLDWFVRLDPVQLSNSLSDLIYNNINPMMLISSIYQQHNKEKYRILVDDLLQRAQTFYKLGVPYAGDTLLKEITDGSVRGYYSTAADDTVHRAAEEETMQKALNMMQQFSPRLLEQYQQSAQ; encoded by the coding sequence ATGAGGTACAAGCTTATCAATAATATTACAGGTTGGATTGTATTTGCTGTCGCAGCAGTGGTTTATCTACTGACTATTGAGCCCACGGCAAGTTTCTGGGACTGTGGTGAATTCATCACCCAGGCCTATAAACTGGAAGTGGGGCATCCCCCCGGCGCACCTATTTTCATGTTGGTGGGCAATCTCTTCACACAGTTAGCACAGGATCCGTCGCAGGTAGCAAAGATGGTCAACGTCATGTCGGCATTGATGAGCGCATTCACCATCCTGTTCCTTTTCTGGACCATCACCCATCTGACCCGTAAATTGATTATGGTAAAGGAGGGTAACGAACACAGTACAGGGCAAACGATCGCGGTGATCGGCAGCGGAATCGTAGGCGCGCTGGTCTACACTTTTTCCGACACGTTCTGGTTCTCGGCCGTGGAAGGTGAAGTATACGCCTTCTCATCCATGCTCACCGCCCTGGTATTCTGGCTGATCCTCAAATGGGAGGATAATGCCGATAAGCCCCATTCCGACAAGTGGATCGTGCTGATCGCCTATGTCATGGGGTTATCTATCGGAGTGCACCTGCTCAACCTGTTGTGTATCCCGGCTATCGTACTGGTCTACTACTTCAAGAAGAATGAGGCTCCCGACTGGAAAGGCGGCATCAAGGCCCTTCTGTTGTCCTTCGGGCTGATCGTTATATTAATGTGGGGGATTATCCCCGGATTCACCAAAGTGGGCGGCTGGTTCGAACTCTTTTTTGTGAACTCGCTGGGATTTTCTTACCATACCGGTGTATTGGTTTACCTTGTCCTTCTGATAGGCATCATCGTATGGTCGCTTTATGAGACATTATCTCCCAAAGGGACCGAAAAGAGAGCCCGCATCTCTTTCTTCCTTAGCATGGGCATGACCGGAATCCTCTTTATAGGTAGCAGTGCATGGTTATGGATGCTGCTCATTGCTGCAGGTGCTTATTTTGCTTTCAGATACAAAAAATTAGAGGTTAAATTCATCAATCTGGCCGTTACCTGCCTAATGGTGATACTGATAGGATTCTCGGCGTATGCTTTAATCCCTATCCGGTCGAACGCTAATCCTCCTCTCGACCTGAATAAACCGGAGGATATCTTCTCCCTGGGGAGCTTCCTCAACCGTGAGCAGTACGGGCAAACACCCCTTATTCACGGTACGACCTATGCTTCTCAACTGGAACGGAATGCCGACGGGTCATTGGTCAAGAAAGGAGAGAAAATCACCTACCAACAAGTAGTAAAAACTTCACCTGAACAGAAAGACCGGTATGAAAAAGTAGTACTGCCCAACTATGGATATACCAATACCATGCTGTTCACCAGGATGCACTCCCAACCCAACAATCCATCCTTCAGGAATCATAGCCTCGGTTATGAACAGTGGGGCGGCGTGACCGACCTGAACCAAAAGCCTACCTTCTGGCAGAACCTGAAATTCTTCTTCAGCTACCAGGTCAACCACATGTACTGGCGCTACTTCATGTGGAATTTCTCAGGCAGGCAAAATGATATCCAGGGGCACGGTGAAATCACAGCGGGGAACTGGATCACCGGAATTCCCTTCTTCGACGAGCATGTGCTGGGCCTGGGGCCGCAGGACAATATCGCACCCGACATCGTCGACAACAAGGGACACAATAAATATTATATGCTTCCGCTTTTGCTCGGTATCATCGGTATCCTTTACCAGTTACAACTGAAGGAAAGAGGAAAACAGAGTTTTACCGTGGTCTTTATGCTCTTCTTTATGACGGGGCTGGCCATCATCCTTTACCTGAACCAGACACCATATGAACCGAGAGAGCGCGACTATGCCTATGCAGGCTCTTTCTATGCCTTCACCATCTGGGTGGGGATGGGGGTGGCAGGCATCAGCTACTTCTTAAGGAAATATATAAAGAGCACCGCCGCCGCCACAGCCCTGGCTACCGTGGCTACACTCTGTGTGCCCATCCAGATGGCATCGCAGAACTGGGACGACCACGACCGTTCAGGCAGGACACTGGCAAGGGATACCGGGATGAATTACCTGAGCTGTGTGGGTGAGAACGCCATTCTTTTCACCAATGGCGATAACGACACCTACCCGCTCTGGTACGTGCAGGAAACCGAAGGATTCCGTACCGACGTGCGGGTCACCAACCTCAGCTTCCTCCAGACGGAATGGTATGTGGACCAACTATTACGCCAGGCGTATGAGTCCGAACCGCTACCCATCCGGTGGACCCAACCCCAGTATGCAGGAAAGGCAGGAAGTGCGGCATATATCATCACCAAAAAGGAAATAGAAGATGTGCTCCGGCATAACAACGTTCCTCCCGTCTCTTTCGGGTCGTACTACGATGTGACCGCTTTTAAGGACACCCTTTCACTGTCACAGATCATGGAGAATTTGCGGACAGGACAGAATACGCGTCCGGCCAATCCGTTCAATACGGGTGATATGCCTATTATCCCGGGGAATGTGCTGGCACTCGACGTGGATACCGCACGGGTAGACTGGAAAAGCCTCGCCGCAAAACCGTCCCACAAGATGTATATCGATATGACAGATAAGTCGGCGGTATATTTCAATGAGCAGATGATCCTTGAAATGCTCGATAACATTAACGCTGGCGGCTGGGAACGACCCATCCACTTTGCAACTACCATCACCCCATCCTTATATATGAACCTGCAAAACCGCAGTTTCTCGCTCAACGGCCTTACCTACCAGGTGGTACCCGGGACCCCGCTATACAACGGGGTAAACATAGAAGCGGCTTACGACAACATGGTGAACAAATTCAGGTGGGGAGGGCTTGAAAAGAATCCGGACATTTATTTAGATGAAACCAGCCGGAGAATGCTTTCCACCTACCGTCTCTACTTCACTCAACTTGTGGATGCGTTGATCAGTGCGGGTGAAAAAGAAAAAGCCCTTACGGCATTGGATAAAGTCACCACGATGATACCTTCATCGGCCGTGGCTTACGGTACCGACGGACTGCTCTTCGCCAGGGCATATTACCGCCTGGGTGAAAAAGAAAAAGCCGAGGCGCTTATTAACGATATCAGCGACAGGGTGAACAGGAACCTCGATTGGTTCGTACGGTTAGACCCCGTACAACTATCGAATTCACTTTCCGATCTGATATACAACAATATCAATCCTATGATGCTGATTTCAAGTATTTATCAACAACATAACAAGGAGAAATACAGAATACTGGTCGACGACCTGTTGCAACGTGCGCAAACATTCTATAAGCTGGGTGTACCCTACGCAGGGGATACCCTCCTGAAAGAAATCACCGACGGTTCGGTACGCGGGTATTATTCCACCGCTGCCGACGATACTGTACACCGCGCTGCGGAAGAGGAGACAATGCAAAAAGCTCTCAATATGATGCAACAATTTAGTCCCCGTTTGCTGGAGCAATATCAGCAGTCGGCCCAGTAA
- a CDS encoding polysaccharide deacetylase family protein has protein sequence MLIEQPPHLYRLLFPEARWRISIPGQKTVYLTFDDGPIPEVTPWVLDLLDHYDIKATFFCVGDNVRKYPSLYRQLLIRGHLTGNHTFNHVQGWKNSTSFLLKNTNKAAELIDSSLFRPPHGHMRVPQNLALRDAGYKVIMWDVVTRDYSRFMNPAQVLENVKKYTRDGSIIVFHDSLKAEKNLKYALPHAIEWLQQEGYTFELIPTGNSIPASRVTGI, from the coding sequence ATGCTAATTGAGCAACCACCACATTTATACAGGCTTCTTTTTCCGGAAGCCCGCTGGCGGATAAGCATCCCCGGTCAAAAAACGGTCTATCTTACTTTTGATGATGGCCCTATACCCGAGGTGACCCCTTGGGTACTGGACCTATTGGATCATTACGATATAAAAGCCACATTCTTCTGTGTAGGAGATAACGTACGGAAATATCCCAGCCTTTACAGGCAACTCCTTATAAGGGGCCACCTGACAGGCAATCATACCTTTAACCATGTACAAGGCTGGAAAAACAGCACATCCTTTCTGTTGAAGAATACCAACAAGGCAGCGGAACTGATCGATTCATCGCTTTTTCGTCCTCCACACGGACATATGCGTGTACCGCAGAATCTGGCGCTGCGGGATGCAGGCTACAAAGTGATAATGTGGGATGTGGTGACAAGGGATTACAGTCGCTTTATGAATCCGGCACAGGTATTGGAAAACGTGAAAAAATACACGCGAGACGGCTCCATCATCGTATTCCACGATTCCCTGAAAGCAGAGAAAAACCTGAAGTACGCCCTTCCGCATGCCATCGAATGGTTGCAGCAAGAGGGATATACATTTGAATTGATCCCGACGGGAAATTCCATACCCGCCAGCCGGGTCACAGGTATTTAA